A window from Malacoplasma iowae encodes these proteins:
- the kdpA gene encoding potassium-transporting ATPase subunit KdpA: MLYGYIQTFGSFIFFLSISLFLGYFLGKYIYNYIYLDKKIKFLSKIIDPITNTILKLSGTNANVSMKPKTYLFHLLAFSFIGFILLFLLLINQGYLFLNPNGVKNLRWDTALNAAFSFVTNTNWQSYRGETDLSYLSQTLGLTTQNFLSAGVGICVLFVLIRGFTNVQNKLVGNFYLDLVKTIIYLLLPLSIVGAIILISQGVPQTYGPNQTITTLLGNTNQTIYLGPVASQIIIKELGSNGGGFFGANAAHPFENPNAFTNMIQSISMLLIPISLCYTFGFAVKDKKQGSMMLKAMTFLFVISLILYSAAEFGYKTTIGENTYIGNLYGKDSRFNIGDTAFWSVSTTATSNGSTNSNLSYGTPLGTLVLIFLMQLGEIVYGGVGSGLYGMISFVLLTIFISGLMIGKTPEYLSKKIDSFDMKMVCLMVLPAPVLSVLGTAITTLSPTLYGQTANSPYGFTSILYAFTSMANNNGSSMSIFNSNTIYVNLFGGIIMAVCRFVPICAVILMAGNLGYKKLIASSNNSLKTNNGIFASLLVGVILVVGALSFFPSWIIGPISGQIDQNLWI; the protein is encoded by the coding sequence ATGTTATATGGTTATATACAGACATTTGGTTCTTTTATCTTTTTCTTATCAATAAGTTTATTTTTGGGTTATTTCTTAGGTAAGTATATTTATAACTATATATATCTTGATAAAAAGATAAAGTTCTTAAGTAAAATAATTGATCCAATTACAAATACAATTTTGAAACTATCTGGTACTAATGCTAATGTTTCAATGAAACCAAAAACCTATTTATTTCATTTATTAGCTTTTAGTTTTATTGGTTTTATACTTTTATTTTTATTACTAATAAATCAAGGGTATTTATTTTTAAATCCTAATGGTGTTAAAAATTTGAGATGGGACACAGCCTTAAATGCAGCATTTAGTTTTGTTACTAATACTAATTGACAATCATATAGAGGAGAAACAGATTTATCTTATCTTAGTCAAACACTTGGTTTAACCACACAAAACTTCTTATCAGCTGGTGTTGGTATTTGTGTTCTTTTTGTGTTGATTAGAGGTTTTACCAATGTCCAAAATAAACTGGTTGGTAATTTCTATTTAGATTTAGTAAAAACAATTATTTACTTACTATTGCCTTTATCTATTGTTGGTGCCATCATATTAATTTCACAAGGTGTTCCACAAACTTATGGTCCAAATCAAACAATTACAACATTGTTGGGTAACACAAATCAAACAATTTATTTAGGCCCAGTAGCTTCACAAATTATCATTAAAGAACTTGGAAGTAATGGTGGAGGTTTTTTTGGAGCAAATGCAGCGCATCCTTTTGAAAATCCTAATGCATTCACAAATATGATTCAGTCTATTTCAATGTTATTAATTCCAATTTCTTTATGTTACACATTTGGGTTCGCAGTTAAAGATAAAAAACAAGGAAGTATGATGCTTAAAGCAATGACATTTTTGTTTGTTATTTCATTAATACTTTATTCAGCAGCTGAGTTTGGTTATAAAACAACAATTGGCGAAAACACATATATTGGTAATTTGTATGGTAAAGATTCTAGATTTAATATAGGAGATACAGCTTTTTGATCTGTCTCAACAACAGCAACATCAAATGGGTCAACTAATTCTAATTTGTCATATGGAACCCCACTTGGTACTTTAGTATTAATCTTTTTAATGCAACTTGGAGAAATTGTTTATGGTGGTGTTGGTAGTGGACTATATGGTATGATCTCATTTGTTTTATTAACCATATTTATATCAGGATTAATGATTGGTAAAACTCCTGAATACTTATCTAAAAAAATTGATAGTTTTGATATGAAAATGGTTTGTCTAATGGTCTTGCCAGCCCCAGTACTTTCAGTTTTAGGAACTGCAATAACAACATTATCTCCAACTTTATATGGACAAACAGCAAATAGTCCATATGGATTTACATCAATTCTTTATGCATTTACCTCTATGGCAAATAATAATGGTAGTTCAATGAGTATATTTAACAGTAATACCATATATGTAAATCTATTTGGAGGAATTATAATGGCTGTCTGTAGGTTTGTACCAATATGTGCAGTTATATTAATGGCAGGTAATTTAGGGTATAAAAAATTAATTGCATCAAGCAATAATTCTCTAAAAACAAATAATGGAATTTTTGCATCATTATTGGTTGGTGTCATTCTTGTAGTTGGAGCATTAAGTTTCTTCCCTAGTTGGATCATAGGTCCAATATCTGGGCAAATAGATCAAAATTTATGAATATAG
- a CDS encoding potassium-transporting ATPase subunit C produces the protein MENKKFEQNINPHDYVGTSRFKKFLHFIKIPLISICCLGVITGIVYPIVVTGVGQAVFNYEANGSLIKIKLKDGTVVTYGSKLIGQDFYTNNNGQYMFGRLDFGQEGKPQTDAEKAKKHFDDLLTKYNLKPTTPIPQELLTNSGSGVDPNISIEAAKWQADLIVAARTELKKTNPDTIVPTKEEIYSYINKYSDKQFVGIFGNNVTNVLLVNLAIDKKI, from the coding sequence ATGGAAAATAAAAAATTTGAACAAAACATAAATCCACATGATTATGTTGGTACAAGTAGATTTAAAAAATTTTTACATTTTATAAAAATACCATTGATATCAATTTGTTGTCTTGGTGTAATTACTGGAATTGTTTACCCTATAGTTGTTACAGGAGTTGGACAAGCAGTTTTTAATTATGAAGCTAATGGCTCTTTAATTAAGATTAAATTAAAAGATGGTACAGTTGTAACTTATGGAAGTAAATTGATTGGTCAAGATTTTTATACAAATAATAATGGCCAATATATGTTTGGTAGATTAGATTTTGGCCAAGAAGGTAAACCACAAACAGATGCAGAGAAAGCAAAAAAACATTTTGATGATTTGCTTACTAAATATAATTTAAAACCAACAACTCCTATACCTCAAGAATTATTAACTAATTCAGGTAGTGGTGTTGATCCTAACATATCTATAGAAGCAGCAAAATGACAAGCAGATTTAATTGTGGCAGCAAGAACAGAATTGAAAAAAACAAATCCTGATACCATTGTCCCAACAAAAGAAGAAATTTATTCTTATATTAACAAATATAGTGATAAACAATTTGTTGGTATTTTTGGGAATAATGTCACAAATGTTTTATTAGTTAATTTAGCAATTGATAAGAAAATATAA
- the kdpB gene encoding potassium-transporting ATPase subunit KdpB: MAKGNIEKKAIIKSAFIKTFTKLNPLVQLKNPVMFIVYICSIFTTILFCLSVAGIGQPNWGYVLGITIILWFTVLFGNFAEALAEGRGKAQADALKKTKQNIIARKLEKPEYDSNFIEVKSEELKIDDIVLVKAGEQIPMDGEVIVGAASVDESAITGESAPVIRESGGDRSAVTGGTTVLSDWLIIKVTTVAGESFLDKMISMVEGGSRKKTPNEIALQIFLTTLTIIFLIVSASLYSFTDYLQKALGITEITALTICLAPTTVGALLSSIGIAGMARLNKANVLAKTGRAIEAAGDVNVLLLDKTGTITYGNRQACEFIPISNVKMEDLVYATHISSLHDETAEGRSIVVLAEKEYKSKVDIKSIKEKIEYIEFSAKTRMSGIDIGKSKSIRKGSGDAIKFYVESNKGKFPKECQDIVNKVASTGGTPLVICENNKVLGVIHLKDTVKEGVVEKFSELRKMGIKTVMITGDNPITASSIAAEAGVDDFVAEATPETKLQIIKDYQKEGNLVAMTGDGTNDAPALAQADVAVAMNSGTQAAKEAGNMVDLDSSPTKLIEIVKVGKQLLMTRGALTTFSIANDFAKYFAIIPILFLSIAPGLASLNFLHLTSPATALMSATIYNALVIIALIPLSLKGVKYREKSPGKILAYNLLVYGLGGVITPFVFIKIIDLILTACGMR, from the coding sequence ATGGCTAAAGGTAATATAGAAAAGAAAGCGATAATTAAATCAGCATTTATTAAAACATTTACCAAACTTAATCCTTTGGTACAACTTAAAAACCCTGTAATGTTTATTGTTTATATATGTTCCATATTTACAACTATTCTATTTTGTTTATCAGTTGCAGGTATAGGACAACCTAATTGAGGATATGTTTTGGGAATAACTATAATTTTATGGTTTACTGTTCTTTTTGGAAATTTTGCAGAAGCTTTAGCTGAAGGTAGAGGTAAAGCACAAGCAGATGCTTTAAAGAAAACAAAGCAAAATATAATTGCAAGAAAATTAGAAAAACCAGAATATGATTCAAATTTTATTGAAGTAAAAAGCGAAGAACTTAAAATAGATGACATAGTTTTGGTAAAAGCTGGTGAACAAATACCAATGGATGGTGAGGTTATTGTGGGTGCTGCATCAGTAGATGAGAGTGCTATTACAGGTGAAAGTGCACCAGTGATTCGTGAATCAGGTGGTGATAGAAGTGCTGTAACTGGTGGTACAACTGTATTATCAGATTGATTAATTATTAAAGTTACCACAGTTGCAGGAGAAAGTTTTTTAGACAAAATGATATCAATGGTTGAAGGTGGTAGTAGAAAGAAAACACCAAATGAAATTGCGCTTCAAATATTTCTAACAACATTAACAATTATTTTTTTAATTGTTTCTGCAAGTCTTTATTCATTCACAGATTATCTGCAAAAAGCTTTAGGAATCACAGAAATTACTGCATTAACAATTTGTTTAGCCCCAACAACAGTAGGAGCACTATTATCATCGATTGGAATTGCTGGTATGGCAAGACTAAATAAAGCTAATGTTTTAGCAAAAACAGGTAGAGCAATAGAAGCTGCTGGTGATGTTAATGTTCTTTTATTAGATAAAACTGGAACAATTACATATGGTAATAGACAGGCTTGTGAATTCATACCTATTAGTAATGTAAAAATGGAAGATTTAGTCTATGCAACACATATAAGTTCATTACATGATGAAACAGCTGAAGGTAGAAGTATTGTGGTTCTAGCTGAAAAAGAATATAAAAGCAAAGTTGATATTAAATCAATTAAAGAAAAAATTGAATATATAGAATTTTCAGCAAAAACAAGAATGAGTGGAATTGATATAGGTAAATCTAAATCTATAAGAAAAGGATCTGGTGATGCAATTAAATTTTATGTTGAAAGCAATAAAGGTAAATTTCCTAAAGAATGTCAAGATATTGTCAACAAAGTTGCATCAACTGGTGGAACACCATTAGTAATATGTGAAAACAACAAAGTTCTTGGAGTAATTCACCTAAAAGATACAGTTAAAGAAGGTGTGGTAGAAAAATTTTCTGAATTAAGAAAAATGGGTATTAAAACAGTAATGATTACTGGAGATAATCCAATAACTGCATCATCAATTGCAGCAGAAGCAGGAGTAGATGATTTTGTTGCTGAAGCAACACCTGAAACTAAATTACAAATAATTAAGGATTATCAAAAGGAAGGTAATTTAGTAGCCATGACAGGAGATGGTACAAATGATGCTCCAGCATTAGCACAAGCAGATGTAGCTGTAGCAATGAATTCTGGTACACAAGCAGCAAAAGAAGCTGGAAACATGGTTGATCTTGATTCAAGTCCTACAAAATTAATTGAAATAGTTAAAGTTGGTAAACAATTACTAATGACAAGAGGTGCTTTGACAACATTTTCCATAGCCAATGATTTTGCAAAATATTTTGCAATAATTCCTATTTTATTTCTTAGTATTGCACCAGGATTAGCATCATTAAATTTTCTACACTTAACTTCTCCTGCAACCGCTTTGATGTCTGCAACTATTTATAATGCATTAGTAATAATTGCATTAATTCCACTTTCTTTAAAAGGTGTTAAATATAGGGAAAAATCACCTGGTAAAATACTAGCTTACAATTTATTGGTTTATGGTTTGGGAGGGGTTATAACTCCATTTGTGTTTATTAAAATAATAGATCTTATTTTAACTGCTTGTGGTATGAGGTAG